A window from Hallerella porci encodes these proteins:
- the nrdR gene encoding transcriptional regulator NrdR produces MICPYCHHEHDKVVDSRSSGLSIRRRRECLECGKRFTTYEYVEMTPLTVVKRDGCREPFKREKLLAGIEAACKKRPVSRQTIEDIATNVENALMLSETQEARYDQIGNLVMEELRKVDAVAYVRFASVYREFKEVGEFVKQVLEVSNK; encoded by the coding sequence ATGATTTGCCCTTATTGTCATCACGAACACGACAAAGTTGTCGATAGCCGTTCTAGCGGGCTTTCGATTCGGCGCCGGCGCGAATGTTTGGAGTGCGGCAAGCGCTTTACGACTTACGAATATGTGGAAATGACGCCACTGACCGTTGTCAAACGCGATGGTTGCCGCGAACCCTTTAAGCGGGAAAAATTACTTGCGGGCATTGAAGCTGCCTGTAAAAAGCGTCCGGTGAGTCGTCAAACAATTGAAGACATCGCGACGAATGTGGAAAATGCGCTAATGCTCAGCGAAACTCAAGAAGCTCGTTACGATCAAATCGGAAATTTAGTGATGGAAGAACTTCGCAAAGTCGATGCTGTCGCTTATGTCCGCTTCGCTTCCGTTTACCGCGAATTCAAAGAAGTCGGTGAATTTGTCAAACAAGTGCTAGAAGTTTCGAACAAGTAA